One window of Mediterraneibacter gnavus ATCC 29149 genomic DNA carries:
- a CDS encoding amidase domain-containing protein: MPDFSYRVYLSDCTNFASHILREGGFDPNPDWHYNGDLYPTGNLIWIQASGFVQYWSLIRGYLGEVCTDATEVNAYADEGDFLVWKNSDTYEWYHTQFVQSKNMLAEISCTQHTPNYFNVNFNSRVDSTTFDTNKVYIVDMP; the protein is encoded by the coding sequence ATTCCAGACTTTAGCTATCGTGTATATTTGAGCGATTGTACAAATTTCGCTTCACACATTTTGCGAGAAGGCGGTTTTGATCCAAATCCAGATTGGCATTATAATGGCGATTTGTATCCTACAGGTAATTTAATTTGGATTCAGGCTTCAGGTTTTGTACAGTATTGGTCACTTATAAGGGGCTATTTGGGTGAGGTTTGCACTGATGCAACCGAAGTAAACGCTTATGCTGATGAGGGTGACTTCTTAGTATGGAAGAATTCTGACACTTATGAATGGTATCATACACAATTTGTTCAATCCAAAAACATGCTGGCAGAAATAAGTTGTACACAGCATACACCGAATTATTTTAATGTTAATTTTAACAGTCGTGTAGACAGCACTACTTTTGACACTAACAAGGTTTATATAGTAGATATGCCGTAA
- a CDS encoding ATP-binding cassette domain-containing protein gives MDNISFEINRGEKVALVGVNGSGKSTLSKLILGLYKPDKGEVITEKSKTVSSEDRRTAIFQEYAKYKLSVEENVRISDFDKMESAQSKIDLFSKDIKVDLQTILGREFGNMELSGGQWQSLAIARGFYRDATLLVLDEPTAAIDPIKEDYYYTLFRQELKDKTAILVTHHLASVKIADCIILLKDGEIKEIGSFDNLMALKGEFYKIYSAQADVFRS, from the coding sequence TTGGATAATATCAGTTTTGAAATAAATAGGGGAGAAAAAGTAGCTTTAGTCGGTGTTAACGGTTCAGGGAAATCGACGTTGAGTAAATTGATTCTGGGGCTCTATAAACCGGATAAGGGAGAAGTAATAACAGAAAAGAGTAAAACAGTTTCAAGTGAAGATAGAAGAACAGCCATTTTTCAAGAATATGCAAAATATAAGTTATCCGTAGAAGAAAATGTTAGAATATCAGATTTTGATAAGATGGAAAGCGCTCAGTCAAAAATTGATTTATTTTCTAAAGATATTAAGGTTGATTTACAGACAATTCTTGGAAGGGAATTTGGAAATATGGAGCTCTCTGGAGGACAATGGCAAAGTCTTGCTATTGCAAGAGGATTTTACAGAGATGCCACTTTGTTGGTTCTTGATGAACCAACAGCAGCAATTGATCCAATTAAAGAAGATTATTATTATACACTTTTCAGACAAGAACTTAAAGATAAAACAGCGATTTTAGTTACACATCATTTGGCAAGTGTTAAAATCGCTGATTGCATTATTCTTCTTAAGGATGGAGAGATAAAAGAGATTGGGAGTTTTGATAACCTTATGGCGTTAAAGGGAGAGTTTTACAAAATATACTCGGCTCAAGCAGATGTATTTAGGAGTTAA
- a CDS encoding IS630 family transposase, translating to MPSREDAEFIACMEDVLDVYELPYNPQRPVVCMDEKPYQLLGEARSPLPMRPGNDQKVDSEYVRNGTCSIFAFVEPLGGAHHVSVREHRTAIDWAEEIKYLADVMYPDVEKIILVMDNLNTHKPASLYKRYPADEARRIMKRLEIHYTPKHGSCLDIAEIELNVMTRQCLNRRIDNISNLRKELSAWEVERNTVAAKVNWQFRTEDARIKLNSLYPTFTTASE from the coding sequence ATTCCCTCAAGAGAGGACGCAGAATTTATAGCTTGTATGGAGGATGTTCTCGATGTATACGAACTTCCATATAACCCACAACGCCCCGTTGTTTGTATGGACGAAAAACCATATCAGTTACTTGGCGAGGCAAGATCCCCACTTCCTATGCGCCCCGGCAATGACCAGAAAGTAGATTCTGAGTATGTCAGAAATGGTACATGCAGCATTTTTGCATTCGTAGAACCGCTTGGTGGAGCTCATCATGTAAGTGTTCGGGAACATAGGACTGCAATTGACTGGGCAGAAGAAATCAAATATCTTGCCGATGTCATGTATCCAGATGTAGAAAAAATAATTCTTGTAATGGATAATCTTAATACACATAAACCAGCATCATTGTACAAACGTTACCCTGCTGATGAAGCCAGAAGAATCATGAAACGGTTGGAGATTCACTACACACCAAAACATGGCAGCTGCCTTGATATTGCAGAAATCGAACTTAACGTCATGACCAGACAATGTTTGAACAGAAGGATTGATAATATTTCAAATCTTCGTAAGGAATTATCAGCATGGGAAGTTGAACGAAATACCGTAGCCGCAAAGGTAAACTGGCAATTTCGAACGGAGGATGCAAGAATTAAATTGAATTCCTTGTATCCGACATTTACTACTGCATCTGAATAA
- a CDS encoding helix-turn-helix domain-containing protein, whose amino-acid sequence MARPRKYVIKLTDDELKTLKSIIRKSNTSKTIRSRCQIIIDLDEAHGKVLTHEQSARSNGVCLTTVTNTVTKYFSGGIEAVTEFKRNINSDNARRILDGRAEARIIELACGPVPEGHSRWTLRLLEKEAKVVLDTPVSKDAIRRALKKTNFDLTKMNTGAFPQERTQNL is encoded by the coding sequence ATGGCAAGACCAAGAAAATATGTCATTAAACTTACAGATGATGAATTGAAGACATTAAAATCTATAATTCGCAAAAGTAATACATCTAAAACTATTCGAAGCAGATGCCAGATTATTATTGATTTGGATGAGGCTCATGGGAAAGTATTAACCCATGAGCAATCCGCAAGATCAAATGGTGTTTGCCTGACAACTGTAACGAATACAGTGACCAAATATTTTTCCGGTGGCATTGAAGCGGTTACCGAGTTCAAAAGAAATATCAATTCCGACAATGCAAGGCGTATCCTTGATGGACGTGCAGAAGCACGTATTATTGAACTTGCCTGCGGTCCTGTTCCAGAAGGTCATTCCAGATGGACTTTGCGTCTGCTGGAAAAAGAAGCCAAAGTAGTGCTTGATACACCGGTTAGCAAAGATGCTATCCGTAGAGCCTTAAAAAAAACAAACTTCGACCTCACAAAAATGAATACTGGTGCATTCCCTCAAGAGAGGACGCAGAATTTATAG
- a CDS encoding ABC transporter ATP-binding protein, whose protein sequence is MFLEVKHISKQIGADEVLKDITISMKKGKIYGFQGKNGCGKSMLMRVICGLVIPTDGSVTIDGEQLGKELSFPRSLGMMIEKPGFLGAYTGLQNLEILAAIRNQVKKKEIEDVLTRVGLEDVMHKKYRKYSLGMKQKLGIAAALMEKPDILILDEPANALDEKSEERLWNIVKEEKGRGALVIVSCHTSEVLESVADEIYRMDCGQVKEHIVC, encoded by the coding sequence ATGTTTTTAGAAGTGAAACATATCAGCAAACAAATTGGTGCGGATGAAGTATTAAAGGATATTACAATTTCTATGAAAAAGGGGAAAATATACGGTTTTCAAGGGAAAAATGGATGCGGAAAATCAATGTTGATGCGGGTGATTTGTGGTCTGGTCATTCCTACAGATGGCAGCGTTACCATTGATGGAGAACAGCTTGGAAAAGAACTGTCGTTTCCGCGAAGTTTGGGAATGATGATTGAAAAGCCGGGATTTTTGGGAGCTTATACAGGCTTGCAAAATTTAGAAATACTTGCAGCAATCAGAAATCAAGTGAAGAAAAAAGAAATCGAAGACGTATTGACACGCGTTGGTTTAGAAGACGTGATGCATAAAAAATATCGGAAATATTCGCTTGGGATGAAACAAAAGTTGGGAATTGCGGCGGCACTTATGGAAAAGCCGGATATTTTAATTTTGGATGAACCAGCAAATGCACTGGATGAGAAGAGTGAAGAACGGCTTTGGAATATTGTGAAAGAAGAAAAAGGAAGGGGAGCGCTAGTAATTGTTTCATGCCATACATCAGAAGTGTTGGAGTCTGTGGCAGATGAAATTTATCGAATGGATTGTGGGCAGGTGAAAGAACATATTGTATGTTAG
- a CDS encoding MarR family transcriptional regulator has product MLLTDKYVDKIHGIITCYDRMIIQGYIPNWSHAEAMTAYMKLNGIRIFDYPTSFSQPLTEQVRQNAEKIAHENGMEIEFIRKLHAFRKDDRIQNIIAETGKTEGLIHIFSAMECCNTYRPWHDKTTGKTFLKFDQSKCLHYYFYFIDRELGLCYLRVPTWPPFRLQFYMNGHNLLAYKLDKKQLSYRMQDNAFLEISDIETAQKLSDRINPQGLHKVLDVFARRYSPVPESLGLGYTWTVQQIECATDIMFRKPEYLAPIYDEIIHTAIYTVKPDNIATFLGQRITYNCTKEIGTNYNQRILGTRIKHHMGDVSIKMYDKFGCVLRIESTCNDISTFRVEREVQHRDGTSDIRKAPLKKSIYSLYQLFTILKSANYRYLEFISSFDDHSSGRKKLDEVSHSRREKERTYRGFNFFDSRDLSVLEAISKGEYMTFGIQGKQIRQHLPKITPSAMTRIFKRLKVHGLIEKIPGSYKYLITALGKEIIAAGLSIKNLILVPALTS; this is encoded by the coding sequence ATGTTACTCACTGATAAATACGTTGATAAAATTCATGGCATCATTACCTGTTATGACCGCATGATCATTCAGGGATATATCCCAAACTGGAGCCATGCGGAAGCAATGACTGCCTATATGAAACTCAACGGTATCCGTATTTTTGATTATCCCACCAGTTTCTCCCAGCCCCTTACGGAACAGGTCCGTCAGAATGCGGAAAAGATTGCTCACGAAAATGGAATGGAAATTGAGTTCATCCGAAAACTCCATGCTTTTCGAAAAGATGACCGCATCCAGAACATCATTGCCGAAACCGGAAAAACGGAAGGTCTGATCCATATCTTTTCTGCTATGGAATGCTGTAATACCTACAGGCCCTGGCATGATAAAACAACTGGGAAGACCTTCCTGAAGTTTGACCAGAGCAAGTGTCTTCATTACTATTTCTATTTTATCGACAGGGAACTTGGCCTTTGCTATCTTCGTGTCCCTACATGGCCGCCTTTCCGTCTTCAGTTTTACATGAACGGTCATAACCTGCTCGCCTATAAGCTTGATAAAAAACAGCTTTCTTACCGGATGCAGGACAACGCGTTCCTTGAAATCTCCGATATTGAAACTGCTCAGAAACTTTCTGACCGTATCAACCCGCAAGGGCTCCATAAAGTTCTCGATGTCTTTGCCAGACGCTACAGTCCCGTTCCGGAATCTCTCGGGCTGGGTTATACCTGGACGGTTCAGCAGATCGAATGTGCCACGGATATCATGTTCCGTAAGCCGGAATACCTGGCACCAATCTATGATGAAATCATCCACACTGCGATATATACTGTGAAGCCTGACAACATCGCCACTTTCCTTGGACAGCGAATCACTTATAACTGTACCAAAGAGATTGGCACAAACTATAATCAGCGCATCCTCGGAACGAGGATCAAGCACCACATGGGTGATGTGTCCATAAAAATGTATGACAAGTTTGGCTGTGTACTGCGAATTGAAAGCACCTGCAATGATATCAGTACGTTCCGTGTGGAGCGGGAAGTTCAGCATAGGGATGGAACATCCGATATTCGGAAAGCCCCTTTAAAAAAGAGTATTTACAGCTTATATCAGTTATTCACAATCCTGAAATCTGCGAATTACAGATACCTTGAATTTATCTCATCCTTTGATGATCACAGCAGCGGCAGGAAGAAATTGGATGAAGTCAGTCATTCCCGGAGGGAAAAGGAACGAACCTATCGCGGATTCAACTTTTTTGATTCCCGTGATCTGTCTGTACTGGAAGCCATCAGCAAAGGGGAATACATGACATTCGGGATACAAGGAAAACAGATCCGCCAGCATCTTCCGAAAATCACTCCGTCTGCCATGACAAGGATCTTTAAACGTCTGAAAGTCCATGGACTGATTGAAAAAATCCCAGGATCCTATAAATATTTGATAACGGCTCTTGGAAAAGAGATCATAGCTGCTGGTTTATCGATAAAAAACCTTATCCTTGTTCCGGCGCTTACATCTTGA